A stretch of Aerococcus christensenii DNA encodes these proteins:
- a CDS encoding FtsW/RodA/SpoVE family cell cycle protein encodes MSKKNLHVDKKREKQWENPFFKNFSKGLNFNLIVPSLLLLAIGLVAVASASNYKALVESQYASSITYLVRQIIFALFGGLMCLFVYRIRPEIFRRNQLKNFLIVGMSVVLVVVFFLMPTINGAKGWIVLGPISIQPVEFLKPLMILLWADYLDRHQQEVVNEGMGSTLKKNFKLPLVLLAWLAIVFLFPDTGGVLLLSLILIGMTLASGIPLIFTKRFLGWGTGVYLFSVVFLKLFNLSFLSKVSYKLARLISFANPFRDAKGTGLQLVNSYYALAMGGLLGRGPGNSIQKTGYLPEAHTDFIMAIVGEEYGFIGMFLILLAYFYLIFYIFYRAKRIINNYHQLIMIGIGFYFLSQILVNLGGITGLIPITGVTFPFISYGGSSILTTGIMLGLALAIDDRNQRALYLQNEK; translated from the coding sequence GTGTCAAAAAAGAATTTACATGTTGACAAAAAGCGAGAAAAGCAATGGGAAAATCCTTTCTTTAAGAATTTTTCTAAGGGATTAAATTTTAATTTGATCGTTCCGAGCTTATTGTTATTAGCGATTGGACTAGTTGCAGTGGCCTCTGCTTCCAATTATAAAGCGTTAGTTGAAAGTCAATATGCGTCATCTATTACTTATCTGGTTCGCCAGATTATATTTGCTCTTTTTGGGGGATTGATGTGCTTATTTGTTTATCGCATACGACCGGAAATTTTTCGAAGGAATCAACTCAAAAATTTTTTAATTGTTGGTATGTCTGTTGTTTTAGTGGTGGTCTTCTTCCTTATGCCTACCATTAATGGAGCAAAGGGCTGGATTGTGTTGGGACCTATTTCTATTCAACCAGTAGAATTCTTAAAGCCATTAATGATTTTGTTGTGGGCAGATTATTTAGATCGGCATCAACAAGAGGTGGTCAATGAAGGCATGGGCTCCACTTTAAAAAAGAATTTTAAATTGCCTTTGGTATTGTTGGCTTGGTTGGCTATTGTGTTTCTTTTCCCGGATACAGGTGGGGTTTTACTTTTAAGCTTGATTTTAATAGGCATGACCCTTGCTTCAGGGATCCCCTTAATTTTTACGAAGCGTTTCTTAGGATGGGGAACAGGGGTTTACTTGTTTTCTGTTGTTTTTTTGAAACTTTTCAATCTCTCTTTTCTATCTAAAGTTTCTTATAAGTTAGCGCGACTGATTTCTTTTGCTAATCCTTTTCGGGATGCCAAGGGAACAGGTCTGCAATTAGTGAATTCTTATTATGCTTTAGCTATGGGGGGATTACTTGGACGAGGACCTGGCAACAGTATTCAGAAGACAGGTTACCTGCCAGAAGCACACACTGATTTTATCATGGCGATTGTAGGAGAAGAATATGGCTTTATAGGGATGTTTTTAATCTTATTAGCTTATTTTTACTTGATTTTTTATATTTTTTACAGAGCTAAAAGAATTATTAATAACTATCATCAGCTGATTATGATTGGAATCGGCTTTTACTTCTTGAGCCAGATTTTAGTCAATTTGGGAGGAATTACAGGGCTTATTCCTATTACAGGAGTAACTTTCCCGTTTATTTCTTATGGAGGATCTTCAATTTTGACGACAGGGATTATGTTGGGATTAGCGCTTGCCATTGATGATCGCAATCAGCGAGCACTTTATCTCCAAAATGAAAAATAA